The window AGGTTTTACTATCTTATAAATCAGTTCGAGATCGTCTAATCGTTACGAATAAAAAGTTATTGGTTATTGATGTTCAAGGGATTACTGGCCGCAAAAAAGAGTATATGATTTTACCACTATCTAAATTAACTGCTTTTTCATGTGAAAGTTCTGGAACATTTGATTTAGATGCTGAATTAAAAGTATGGGGTTCAGCTATTAATCAAATGGAATTTCAATTCTTGAAAGGAACAGATATTCGTCCACTTGTTAAAATTTTAAACGAACATTTGTGTGGGTGATAATACCACTAGTATTTTTCAAAAAAGATGAGTATAATCATAGTAAGATGAGATTATAGAAGGGGTTTAAAAACTATAATCTCACCGAATAAACGTTAGTTTTGAATAAAAAGCACCGTAATGTACTATATGTCCTGCAGGTGCTTTTTATTTTTAGTTCATGTAAAAAAATGTAGTATCTTGCGTTTAATTAAAGTTTAGTTCTGATAGACTAATAGTATGAATAAAAAGTAGGTGAAGAAGTTGACACAAAACTATACGGAGCATTTAGATATACAAGCATTTCAAAATGATCTGATTAAATGGTATTACGAAGTTAAACGTGATTTACCTTGGCGAATTAATCGAGATCCTTATCGTATTTTAGTATCGGAAATTATGTTACAACAAACCCAGGTCGTTACAGTCATCCCATACTATGAGCGTTTTATGAAGCTATTTCCAACGACAAAGGAATTAGCAGAAGCTGATGATCAAACATTACTGAAAGCTTGGGAAGGGCTTGGTTATTATTCTCGAGCTCGCAATCTACGTGAAAGTGCACGAATGATTGAAGAGATGGGAGGATTTCCAACAACACATGAAGAAATTTTGAAATTAAAAGGGGTAGGTCCGTATACTGCAGGAGCTGTCAGTAGTATTGCTTTTGGCATTCCAGCACCAGCAGTGGATGGAAATGTTTTTCGAGTGATGAGTCGCGTTTGTTGTATTTTTGAAGACATCGCAAAAGCCAAAACAAGAAAAGTATTTGAGGCGGTTGTTTCAGAAGTTATCTCTCATGAGGATCCAAGTGCTTTTAATCAAGGATTAATGGAACTAGGTGCAACAATTTGTACACCTAAATCGCCTAAGTGCTTAGAATGCCCGGTTCAAAAACATTGCCAAGCGTTTAAGGAAGGAATTGATGATTTATTACCGGTTAAAACAAAGGCGAATAATCAAGTGAAAACGAAGCTCGTCGTTGCCATGGTTAAAAATCAATACGGTGAATATTTAGTTAACAAACGTCCTGAAACAGGCTTATTAGCAAACTTTTATGAATTTTTAAGTTTTGAATACGCAGGTGAAAAAGAACCAAAAGAATTATTGATCGAAAAGTTATCCCCAATTTGTGAAGAAGTTAAAAATATTGAGTTAGTTGGAATGTTTACACATGTCTTTTCGCATCGTATTTGGGAGATGGAAAGTTATTTTATCGATGTAAAAACTAGATATACGGATGAGGTTGCAGAGGATTCAACGATGTGGATTAACAACGAGCAACTAAAAGATTATCCGCTAGTAGCAGCACATCAAAAGATTTTAAAAGAATTTAATCAGTAATTGATTTGATTGTTTAGGAAAAATGTGTTAAGTTAAGTATGAAAGATAGTACTAGGGGTGCCTTACGGCTGAGAGTGCATATTGCATAACCCTTTGAACCTGAACTAGTTAGGACTAGCGGAGGGAAGTAGACGAGCCTTTTTTATCTTATTGATAAAAGGAAATTCTTATACTTTACATAATGCCGTAAAGCCTCCTAATGATGGGGAGGATTTTTTATGAACAATTCCAAAACAAAGAAGTTAGTAGAAATTAGTATTTTAGTTGCGTTAGCTTTTGTTTTAGACTATGTGGCTAGTATTTATTCGGGGTGGTTTTGGCCATTTGGTGGATCGATCTCTTTATCGTTAGTCCCATTAGCGATTCTTACGTTTCGTTACGGTCTGATCTCTGGATTTATTGGAGGATTTGTCATGGGATTAATGCAGTTGTTAACAGGTGCTTATATTATTCATCCTGTACAATTGTTATTTGACTATCCCTTACCATTTGCCGTCCTTGGTTTAGCTGGAATTTTGGCTACAAAAGTAAATACTACAACGGGAACAAAACGTATGATTTATCTTTGGATAGCTACCGCAATCGCTTCAAGTTTTCGACTTTTATGTCATGTCATTTCAGGAGTTGTTTTTTTCTCGGAGTATGCAGGTGCTCAAAATCCATGGATTTACTCCCTTGTGTATAACGCTCCTTATGTTATTGCTTCATATATAATAAGTACGATAGTTTTAACGATCTTATATCAAAGGTATTCTACACATTTGATTTTAAAAGAGTCGAATAAAAAAGTATTAAAGATAACTTAACAAATAAAAGGCCGACAACTTTGTCGGCTTTTTGTGTATTTTGTTGCTTTTTTTAAACGCACCATAAATATGGTATAATATACAATATAGTAGATGGATATAAAAGGGAGGAATTAA of the Turicibacter sp. TJ11 genome contains:
- a CDS encoding PH domain-containing protein, which encodes MAEIQPKIIGLMNTNLEDGRDLFDFLISNQEEVLLSYKSVRDRLIVTNKKLLVIDVQGITGRKKEYMILPLSKLTAFSCESSGTFDLDAELKVWGSAINQMEFQFLKGTDIRPLVKILNEHLCG
- the mutY gene encoding A/G-specific adenine glycosylase; protein product: MTQNYTEHLDIQAFQNDLIKWYYEVKRDLPWRINRDPYRILVSEIMLQQTQVVTVIPYYERFMKLFPTTKELAEADDQTLLKAWEGLGYYSRARNLRESARMIEEMGGFPTTHEEILKLKGVGPYTAGAVSSIAFGIPAPAVDGNVFRVMSRVCCIFEDIAKAKTRKVFEAVVSEVISHEDPSAFNQGLMELGATICTPKSPKCLECPVQKHCQAFKEGIDDLLPVKTKANNQVKTKLVVAMVKNQYGEYLVNKRPETGLLANFYEFLSFEYAGEKEPKELLIEKLSPICEEVKNIELVGMFTHVFSHRIWEMESYFIDVKTRYTDEVAEDSTMWINNEQLKDYPLVAAHQKILKEFNQ
- the thiT gene encoding energy-coupled thiamine transporter ThiT, which produces MNNSKTKKLVEISILVALAFVLDYVASIYSGWFWPFGGSISLSLVPLAILTFRYGLISGFIGGFVMGLMQLLTGAYIIHPVQLLFDYPLPFAVLGLAGILATKVNTTTGTKRMIYLWIATAIASSFRLLCHVISGVVFFSEYAGAQNPWIYSLVYNAPYVIASYIISTIVLTILYQRYSTHLILKESNKKVLKIT